A genome region from Zootoca vivipara chromosome 11, rZooViv1.1, whole genome shotgun sequence includes the following:
- the LOC132592799 gene encoding uncharacterized protein LOC132592799 isoform X1: MAAHPSTSGKSKRVIKGASQKLRSPASQAAGRVEAFIASIAGDPQALAQLGSGLDALLQNPASHPAASTSAGLPLEAGREAATTAMPPDRQGPDPLSAPSTSAGVSLDPGQATVAASQPLSPMATILGLPETTTSGPVDSSDDDFVGPSGVLMPNASSTPMVVPAPPPVKRRSEGKQPRRTRRARQAKGRVSGQGQGGRTGASSNVVVSPVAPSQTLAVASRREGLSSASGEEALPVPARASSGGKRRHKSRSRRRAKRRKDDTSASTTSGLADVHIWMVGHSIVHWAGLRAGQTPLGPRLGLPSNIQVTWMGKRGMRWGELLPLLRRKALLLGCPSALVIQLGENDIPAVDPLSLRLAILRDLLEIRTWFPDTVVFWSQMLQRMQWRGDIPPLAGERARKRVNSAASKRVYEIGGSLIRHPAINVRAPLLYRDDGVHLSPDGYDIWLRDVSEGLKSWLGL; encoded by the exons ATGGCGGCCCACCCATCCACTTCAGGGAAATCTAAGAGGGTCATTAAGGGCGCTTCGCAGAAGCTGCGTTCGCCAGCCTCGCAGGCAGCGGGTCGCGTGGAAGCATTCATCGCTAGCATTGCTGGTGACCCACAGGCCCTGGCCCAGCTTGGATCTGGGCTTGATGCCTTATTACAGAACCCGGCCTCTCATCCTGCCGCCTCGACCTCTGCTGGTTTACCTCTGGAAGCAGGGCGGGAGGCGGCGACTACGGCCATGCCTCCAGACCGGCAAGGCCCagaccctctttctgccccctctaCCTCTGCAGGTGTATCCCTGGACCCCGGGCAAGCTACGGTGGCGGCGTCGCAGCCTCTGTCCCCCATGGCGACCATTCTGGGACTGCCTGAGACCACCACGTCTGGGCCAGTTGACTCGTCGGATGACGACTTCGTGGGGCCTTCTGGTGTTCTGATGCCGAATGCCTCTTCCACTCCTATGGTGGTGCCGGCGCCCCCTCCCGTCAAACGACGAAGTGAGGGGAAGCAGCCTCGGCGCACCAGGAGGGCGAGGCAGGCTAAGGGCAGAGTAAGTGGGCAAGGGCAGGGGGGGCGGACGGGGGCCTCCTCTAATGTTGTTGTTTCgcccgttgctccatcccagacTCTTGCCGTCGCCTCGCGGCGCGAGGGGCTTTCGTCGGCATCCGGCGAGGAAGCCCTCCCAGTGCCGGCTAGAGCGTCGAGTGGCGGAAAACGTCGTCACAAAAGTCGTTCCAGGAGGCGGGCAAAGAGGCGCAAGGACGATACCTCGGCTTCGACCACCTCAG ggctcgcggacgtgcacatatggatggtgggacattccatagtccattgggcaggccttcgcgctggccaaacgccattgggtcctcgacttggccttccatccaaCATCCAAGTGACCTGGATGGGCAAGAGGGGCATGCGCTGGGGGGAGCTTCTCCCTTTGCTGCGGCGCAAAGCCCTCTTGCTCGGGTGCCCGTCCGCCCTGGTGATCCAGCTGGGAGAAAATGACATCCCCGCTGTGGACCCGTTATCTCTTCGCCTGGCTATCCTACGAGATTTGTTGGAGATAAGGACTTGGTTCCCTGATACCGTCGTTTtttggtcccaaatgttgcagaggatgcaatggcggggtgatattcctcctctggctggggaaagagcTAGGAAGAGGGTTAACAGCGCAGCATCCAAACGGGTGTACGAAATCGGGGGGAGTTTGATTCGTCATCCCGCAATTAATGTTAGAGCCCCGCTTTTATATCGGGATGATGGGGTTCACTTATCCCCTGATGGGTATGACATTTGGCTGCGTGATGTGTctgagggtttaaaaagttggttaggtctctga
- the LOC132592799 gene encoding uncharacterized protein LOC132592799 isoform X2, translated as MATILGLPETTTSGPVDSSDDDFVGPSGVLMPNASSTPMVVPAPPPVKRRSEGKQPRRTRRARQAKGRVSGQGQGGRTGASSNVVVSPVAPSQTLAVASRREGLSSASGEEALPVPARASSGGKRRHKSRSRRRAKRRKDDTSASTTSGSSSSSEGSDHSMGLYWAYGEVDSGLPRWAWARRANSHRARYGAVQECLDGELVPETTVSTNSTRDIIPGSHLSSKLRSRILDGKYVDIFDLAPPEEVVPEQENALVGTKKKGRGRKVERTFERWLDCYQVFSGVVVAAYPRRALHLIVYQSIVRSAYNMAGEAAAIAYDERFRRRASKIDTARFDRKDLDLWTTYVAPSVSRKPAEQQRAKTQPFKAAPKLRCWDFNKGMCQRPRCIYAHTCDRCGGSHPAVNCYAGRRPFRGGRGGFRQAPRGSAPALPAPPAASTSK; from the coding sequence ATGGCGACCATTCTGGGACTGCCTGAGACCACCACGTCTGGGCCAGTTGACTCGTCGGATGACGACTTCGTGGGGCCTTCTGGTGTTCTGATGCCGAATGCCTCTTCCACTCCTATGGTGGTGCCGGCGCCCCCTCCCGTCAAACGACGAAGTGAGGGGAAGCAGCCTCGGCGCACCAGGAGGGCGAGGCAGGCTAAGGGCAGAGTAAGTGGGCAAGGGCAGGGGGGGCGGACGGGGGCCTCCTCTAATGTTGTTGTTTCgcccgttgctccatcccagacTCTTGCCGTCGCCTCGCGGCGCGAGGGGCTTTCGTCGGCATCCGGCGAGGAAGCCCTCCCAGTGCCGGCTAGAGCGTCGAGTGGCGGAAAACGTCGTCACAAAAGTCGTTCCAGGAGGCGGGCAAAGAGGCGCAAGGACGATACCTCGGCTTCGACCACCTCAGGTTCGTCCTCTAGCTCCGAGGGTTCTGATCACTCTATGGGGTTGTACTGGGCTTACGGGGAAGTGGATTCTGGCCTTCCTCGTTGGGCCTGGGCTCGTCGAGCGAATTCGCATCGTGCTCGTTATGGAGCTGTTCAAGAATGTCTCGACGGAGAGTTGGTCCCGGAAACCACGGTTTCCACCAACAGTACTAGGGATATTATTCCGGGCAGTCACTTGTCCTCTAAATTGAGGTCTAGGATATTGGATGGTAAATATGTAGACATTTTTGATTTAGCTCCACCAGAGGAGGTGGTCCCTGAGCAAGAAAACGCCCTCGTTGGTACTAAGAAgaaaggcagggggagaaaggtgGAGCGGACTTTCGAGCGTTGGCTCGATTGTTATCAAGTTTTTTCCGGGGTAGTAGTAGCGGCATATCCCCGCAGGGCTCTACACCTTATCGTGTACCAGTCCATCGTAAGGTCAGCATATAACATGGCAGGGGAAGCGGCCGCAATTGCTTATGATGAAAGATTTCGCAGGCGGGCGTCAAAAATTGACACCGCCCGCTTTGACAGGAAAGACTTGGACCTTTGGACCACGTATGTGGCTCCGTCGGTTTCACGGAAACCCGCCGAGCAGCAAAGGGCTAAGACCCAGCCTTTTAAGGCGGCACCTAAATTGCGCTGCTGGGATTTCAATAAAGGAATGTGTCAGCGCCCGCGGTGTATTTATGCGCACACTTGTGACCGGTGTGGCGGTAGCCACCCGGCTGTTAACTGCTATGCGGGCCGGCGGCCCTTTCGTGGGGGTCGGGGAGGATTCAGGCAGGCGCCAAGGGGTTccgcccctgccctccccgctccccccgcaGCTTCCACATCAAAGTGA